One genomic window of Camelina sativa cultivar DH55 chromosome 5, Cs, whole genome shotgun sequence includes the following:
- the LOC104785422 gene encoding eukaryotic translation initiation factor 3 subunit F-like — MAAASDHTVLQFVSPSSTASATTSVLTARIHPLVIFNVCDCFVRRPDSAERVIGTLLGSILPDGTVDIRNSYAVPHNESSDQVAVDIDYHHNMLASHLKVNPKEIIVGWYSTGAGVNGGSALIHDFYAREVTNPIHLTVDTGFTNGEGTIKAFVSSNLSLGDRQLAAQFQEIPVDLRMVDAERVGFDVLKATAVDKLPNDLEGMELTMERLLTLINDVHKYVDGVVEGQTAPDNNIGRFIADAVASLPKLPPQVFDNLVNDSLQDQLLLLYLSSITRTQLSLAEKLNTAAQML, encoded by the exons ATGGCGGCAGCGAGCGATCACACCGTCTTGCAATTCGTCTCTCCATCATCGACGGCGTCCGCGACTACCTCTGTTCTCACGGCGAGGATCCATCCACTCGTTATCTTTAACGTCTGTGATTGCTTCGTGAGACGTCCTGACTCAGCTGAACGAGTCATCGGCACTCTCCTTGGATCTATCTTACCTGATGGAACCGTCGATATCCGCAATTCTTACGCCGTCCCTCACAATGAATCTTCTGATCAG GTTGCTGTGGATATTGATTACCACCACAATATGTTAGCTTCACACCTTAAGGTCAATCCAAAAGAAATTATTGTCGGCTG GTATTCAACTGGTGCTGGGGTTAATGGTGGTAGTGCACTGATTCATGACTTCTATGCTAGAGAAGTTACCAACCCAATTCATCTAACTGTGGACACTGGGTTTACAAATGGTGAGGGTACCATAAAAGCTTTTGTCTCTTCAAACCTTTCGCTTGGTGATCGACAGCTCGCTGCACAATTTCAAGAGATTCCTGTTGATCTCCGTATGGTTGACGCTGAGAGAGTCGGAT TTGATGTCCTCAAGGCAACAGCTGTGGACAAACTCCCAAATGACTTGGAAGGAATGGAGCTTACAATGGAGAGGCTGCTGACTTTAATCAACGATGTACACAAATATGTCGACGGTGTTGTG GAAGGTCAAACAGCTCCAGACAACAACATAGGACGATTCATTGCAGATGCAGTAGCCTCCCTCCCCAAGTTACCTCCACAAGTCTTCGATAACCTCGTGAATGATAGTCTCCAG GACCAATTGCTTCTGTTGTACCTATCAAGCATAACAAGGACACAGTTGAGTCTAGCGGAGAAGCTAAACACTGCTGCTCAGATGCTGTAA